The genomic stretch GATAAGCAGTCCAAGCAGAAGGGCTATGCGGTGAGTCTCAACTATTCTGCGCTCACCTCCTTCGCGAAGTCCTGCCCCGAGAGCGCACTCAACAGGGTGGGCAGCATGTTCAagtcaaagaggaaaaaggTGAAGATCACCAGCGAGGACCCTACATACACGGTGCTTTACCTGGGGAATGCCACCACCATCCAGTCCAAAGGTGACGGCTGCACGGACGTGGCGGTGAGCAAGATCTGGGGAAAGAGCGAAATGGGCAAGAACGGCACCAAGATGAGGCTGACGGTCAGCTCGCAGGGGATCCGGATGGTGCATGTGGACGATAAGGCCAGGCGGCCGGGACACTTGTACTTGCTGCACCGGATAACTTACTGCGTCGCGGACCCGAGGCTACCCAAGATTTTCGCTTGGATTTACAGGCACGAGATGAAGCACAAGGCCGTGATGCTGCGCTGCCACGCAGTGCTGGTGTCCAAGCCGGAGAAGGCAAAGGCCATGGCACTGCTGCTGTACCAGACCTCAGCAACAGCCCTGGCTGAGTTCAAAAGACTAAAACGGAGGGACGATGCCAGACACCAACAGCAACAGCTAATAGGGGAACAAACCATCCCGTTGGTTCCCCTCAGGAAGCTCCTGAACGGACAGTGTTACTACAAACCCCCGGTGGAGCGCAGCCGGAGCGCGCCCAAGCTGGGCTCCATCACGGAGGACTTGGtcggggaggaggaggaggagaaagcgATGCACTTCGAATGTGAGGACATTCTGGACACGGACGATGATTGTGTTACTAATGGTAAACAGGAGTTGACTCAGATTATTAATGACTTGGGGGAGATGAGCATAGGAAACGATGTGCAGACACTGAAAGCTGACCTCAGAGTCACCAGACTTCTCTCTGGAGAGAGCACGGGGAGCGAATCCTCCATAGAGAGCAACCAGGAGCCCCCTCTGCTCACTAATGGGTTTGAAGAGGTGAAGGTGCAGGAAATTGCCTGAATAATTAGGCATTTCTGTGCTCCTCTGACTCATTGTTTTGTTGAGCTATGATGtctccagaaaaaaacatttcctctttcGTCAACCTTGTGCTGGAGTGTTTTTCTAATTTGTGCCTCCATGACTAATTTAAAGGATCCAGAAAAGATCCTCAAAGATTCTGGGACAATAACCAGCACAAGTTAGCTACAGAATTATATTTTAGGATTGTATACACCCATAAAAAATTGGAAAACAAGTGCATGCCCATTTGAGAGATGGCTGGTTGAACCGACAAAACCCCAGTGCGCCTTAGGACGCACAGCACTAATTCCATCTCTTTTATTTAAGAGGATTTGTTGTAGCCTCAAGCTTGTTTACCTACCTTTTTTTCTCTCGTGAAAATggcatttttctgttgaaaaatgtccatcatgataaaaaaaaaaaacactctgtttttaaagcacGTCTCGTTTTTTTCATAAGTGGTTCAATGGGCCTAATCAGGCACCCTTTAATGTTCATGTCAGGGCGCTTTTGTGACAGCCtgttcaattattttattttttgcactgTTGTGGAATTCATTCAAGTATTATGTTGATTACCATGTACATAATGTCTGTTGGTATGTTGTCTGAAACATAAATGTCATATCTTTGCTGTGCAAAAGAAACAACACCTTTATGTATTAAGATGTAAAGTAAGATGTTTTAAgtataaatatgttattttttaaagaataaaaaatgtggTTTGTTATGTGAACCTCACAGGAACCTcattatcaataaaaaaaaaaggaagtgatATGAATGTGTCATAGTTcattatgtatgtgtatatttgtgttggAAAACAAGTAGGCCATGTCTTCCTTCAGTATGAGCAGGGACTTACCTTTCTCAAATTGAGGTCAGATTTACACTACTGAGAAAAAAGTCACAGACAGAGACTACATTTTACAACTGTAGGCTATAAGCATTATCAGTGTTATCACTGTAGTATCTATGCTGCTTTTAAATATGCATTTCATTCAGTAGTCTTGGACGGATGCTTATGTCCTTTCACCAAATTGCTTCTAGGGAACAGGCTGTAGTTGAACTTATTTAGTTAGGGTACTGAAGGCTCATTCATTCTTGCTGGCCTCAGGGGAAGGAAGGCCACACAGGAGGACGTCACCACAAGCGCAAGCAGTTAGAACATCACATGGCTCTTAATGACAAGGAAGCAGAAGCACCAGAGCTCCCTTAATAAGATACTGATGGTTTTTTATTTGCTATTACGTCTGTCCTCCTTTGATTGTAAGCTACAGAAAATATCTTAAGAGTTAAAAGAAGTACTGTAAATCTACAATGTATTAGTATGAGTCTGAAATCATATATTATAACCAGCAGGTATATGTTTGCCCCATTAATTAGTAGTGTTATGTGTCTAGTTTGACAAAATGAATTGGATATACTTCCTTTGTGCAGTTCAACTTATCGGAAATTATCAGTTCATAAATGAATTTGACCTTGATAAAAGGTTAGATTAGTTCCTTCTTTTAAATGCCAGTACATTACGCTTAATATCTGATATATACTGCATCGGCAAGGAGACAGTCACAATCACTTCTCATTCCAGCACATGTGGCCTGTGGTCAGTGAGGGATGTGACTTGGCAACAGTGACACCACTTCTCACATTGCTCTAAATGCGGAAGAcatgtcactgtcactgtctttGTCACTTCCttttcacagacagacacaggcCTACACAAAACGCCACACAGTTCCAGTTGCCGTTCATTTGGCCCCAGACTGAAATAACAGTAacaactcaaacacacagatattGATGCATTAAGCCATTAGCTCTGCGCGCCTGTCTGCCAGGGCTGTACCCTGGAGCCCTACAGCATGCAGAGATGCTCCTCCAGAGCCGGGCGTATTCTCACTAACACCACTAGAACCAATGCTGCACACATACAGGGCTGAATAAGacatgaggagagagaaaacaggctACCCAGAGGAGGTGGATATGGGGATTCTTATCTGGACAGACTGTGTGTTCACCAGCTGACACGATCCCATCGGCCATGCTGAGGtattcactgaaaacaaaaacaaaaaaatcccacCATGGATTCAGAGACAGAAGGTTAATGTATTTCAGCCGGTGGTTGGTCCTATGAAAGGCTTCACAGCGGCTCATTATGAATTGATGTGCTTTCAAGAGGCGTACAGACATGCTAAATTGAGATTGTTGCTATATTTGTGTCTTCCTACGGTATGTGGAAATTGTGCATGTGAGTTGAAATAGCAACAGAGCgcaaaaaaatcacacttttaGTTTCTCTTCCTCATGCAGTTTGATGGCCTGCCTACAacagctgcagcctcacagaaGCCACTCTTACTTACTGTGAAGACAGTATGACATCATCAACATGTGCCCAGCTTAATGTAATTAGTGACACAGATAGCCAGTGCtcctaacacacaaacataaagagAGGAACAGGCCATTTGTCTGCTGTTCCAATTTTTAGTCGAATCTTTCTCCCTGACCTACATTCTCATGTGGCCTCTCTTGTGTCCCACCGCTGCAAAAGCAATCGTGTTCTCACAATCTCCCAGGCTTTCCTGGATATCAGACACATGTGCAGCCAGCCTATTCATACAATTAAAGGTTTGATGGTGTTTGTTGACAACAAGCGGTTGTAGAACACATTTCAAGCTGCCAAGGAAGAGAGTGGAGTTCCTGATTGATaagagagaatgaaaagagGCGTTTTGACATTCACACGTCGCGTTCGCATTTCCCTTGAACAAATGTTTGCTTAACCTACTGTAATCCATGTATGAGTCACAGGGAAAGAGGCTACACATTCAGTGTCAATCAAAGAAGTGGAGTATGTTGCAGTTGGTTTTTAATGCCTGTCCATCTTTATAACTAAATTGTTATTCAGGACAGAAGAAAgcaatttttttctgtgacagataatcatgcatttaaaaaaaaaaaaaagtgtcttttcAGGGTTTCAAGAGTTTAAAGGTATCAAAACATACATTGTCTGAACTAACTTAAAAGAGCAATTTTATGGGCATTTTATACCTTTATTATCAAGTCAACAGTAGtgaaatgacaggaaatgaggcgagagagagatggtgagCTCCAGGCAACAAAGGCCCTCAGCTGGACTCAAAATAAGGATGTTGTGGCTCATAGTTGGAGCCTCGACTCTTAGAACATCCCAACATGTGAACTGAGATGATGACAAACCTGCTGTttacggctgcaactaactaattatttttttataatctgccaattattccTTCATTGAACCTTTTGGGccataaaatacatataaactGTGAAAATATTCCTAAGGTGATTGCCCAAGCTGATTTCTTGTCCAAAAAACCATCAAAAACACCCCAAATATTACATTTACCATTATAtattacaaagaaaagcagcaaatcattgAAATAAATAGttgttgtttaattatttagctctgctgctgttgtatgTATAAAGTATAAAGCAACAATTTGCTTTATATTACTACCACAGGGTTCAATAAGTATTCTGGATACCTGCCACTTATTGTTTTCTGCAATGACACCTTGTCAACACATAAAAAATTAATCACAATATAATTCACTGAGAGAATTGCTCTGATCAGAATCTTTTATATGCTCAGccataaaaaaaaggaaacatttttgaataaaaagaaTGAACCTGGCGGTCAGAGCCTGGCTTGACACAGAAGTAGAAGAGCAGAAGTTCCTAATTATCTGTAAGTGGAACGGCACCGTGGGCCATTGCTGTACCAGATCATCGCCAGTGCCAGACATGCACACagcttcattttaaaatcacGCAACAAAATCTGTTCATCTGTAATGCATGAGGAGAGCTGGGAAAGCACCAGAGCTGTTAATGTGCCTGGATCTGATTACACCAGCAGCACTGGAGATGTCATAAGGGTTCAATCAGATCACAGAGGGACAGTGACCTTCTCTTTACTGTGGAAACATAAACCAATTTCTAA from Thunnus albacares chromosome 9, fThuAlb1.1, whole genome shotgun sequence encodes the following:
- the fam43a gene encoding protein FAM43A, with the protein product MLPWKKNKFDLIEEDKQSKQKGYAVSLNYSALTSFAKSCPESALNRVGSMFKSKRKKVKITSEDPTYTVLYLGNATTIQSKGDGCTDVAVSKIWGKSEMGKNGTKMRLTVSSQGIRMVHVDDKARRPGHLYLLHRITYCVADPRLPKIFAWIYRHEMKHKAVMLRCHAVLVSKPEKAKAMALLLYQTSATALAEFKRLKRRDDARHQQQQLIGEQTIPLVPLRKLLNGQCYYKPPVERSRSAPKLGSITEDLVGEEEEEKAMHFECEDILDTDDDCVTNGKQELTQIINDLGEMSIGNDVQTLKADLRVTRLLSGESTGSESSIESNQEPPLLTNGFEEVKVQEIA